One Candidatus Korarchaeum sp. genomic region harbors:
- a CDS encoding DNA double-strand break repair nuclease NurA, with protein MSENGDLPFESIEEAILRIRCNVSGFSAEGVSYPVEGFWRTDLPDDFHGSIAAVDGGSSRGPINQGQVIFIASSSLFERGKSVRRARKYQIGVLDDLWHSERISTCRETMEVKMALRATESLDPEILLLDGSLEALISRDAWTPFGARYGSQPLRSFLEDILSEMEGIDLTGDLVPLTLNQATSETVDSIIEGYYVHKLGRAPRRDELLRARIFLERYETLISLNELLTNSKRLVAVSKRSGSKIYFRSKIPDIEIVRKSFLFKTGYLRPIRSELRFPAYYGIDSSYPITITYAKLERNANPLRIEILGEHDENSLGRIIGSLAKNSIRGYPYHLRMAHEMAKVSREEVLHLLKNLHLTERPSGREVLGE; from the coding sequence ATGTCAGAGAACGGAGACCTTCCCTTCGAATCGATCGAAGAGGCTATCCTCAGGATAAGGTGCAACGTCTCGGGTTTCTCAGCGGAGGGGGTGAGCTACCCGGTGGAGGGCTTCTGGAGAACAGATCTCCCTGACGATTTTCACGGGAGCATAGCGGCTGTAGACGGTGGGAGTAGCAGGGGACCAATAAATCAGGGACAGGTGATATTCATAGCCTCCTCCTCCCTCTTCGAGAGGGGGAAATCCGTTAGGAGAGCTAGGAAGTACCAGATTGGCGTCCTAGATGACTTATGGCACAGTGAAAGGATATCCACGTGTAGAGAGACGATGGAGGTCAAGATGGCCCTGAGGGCCACTGAGTCCCTGGATCCTGAGATCCTACTGCTAGACGGATCCCTAGAAGCCCTGATCAGTAGGGATGCGTGGACCCCGTTCGGAGCTAGGTATGGATCTCAACCACTTAGGAGCTTCCTCGAGGATATCCTGAGTGAGATGGAGGGTATCGATCTGACGGGCGACCTTGTCCCCTTGACACTGAACCAAGCTACCTCCGAGACCGTGGATAGCATCATCGAGGGTTATTACGTGCATAAGCTGGGAAGGGCCCCTAGGAGAGATGAGTTGCTGAGGGCGAGGATATTCCTGGAGAGATACGAGACGCTCATCTCACTCAACGAGTTGCTGACTAATTCCAAGAGGCTAGTTGCTGTTTCCAAGAGGTCAGGGAGTAAGATCTACTTCAGGTCTAAGATTCCCGACATAGAGATCGTGAGAAAGTCCTTTTTGTTTAAGACAGGTTACCTTAGACCCATAAGGAGCGAGCTGAGGTTTCCGGCATACTACGGTATCGATAGTTCCTACCCCATCACGATAACTTACGCTAAGCTGGAGAGGAACGCTAATCCCCTCAGGATAGAGATCTTGGGTGAGCACGATGAGAACTCCCTGGGAAGGATAATCGGTTCCCTAGCTAAGAACTCCATTAGAGGATACCCTTATCACCTAAGGATGGCTCATGAGATGGCTAAGGTGAGTAGGGAAGAGGTGCTGCACCTGCTGAAGAACCTCCACTTAACGGAGCGGCCCAGCGGGAGGGAGGTCCTTGGGGAGTAA